CGAGGTGGGCACCGAGCCCACGCACGAGGAAATCGCGCGGGCGCTCGGCTACTCGGTCAACAAGGTGCAGATGGCGCTCGAATACTCCATGGACCCTATCTCGCTTGACATGGAGATCGGCAGCGACGGCAGCACTACCTTCGGCGAATACATCGAGGACACCAAGGCGGAGGACCCGGCCCAGCGCATGTCGCTCATCAGGCTGCGGGAGCAGATCAAGACCGTGCTCGATTCCCTCGCCGACAAGGAGCGCGAGATCGTGGTCATGCGCTTCGGCCTCGACGACGGCCGGATAAAGACCCTCAAGGAGATCGGCGAGGCGTTCAACATCTCCCGCGAGCGCGTGCGCCAGATCGAGACCAAGGCGCTCGCCAAGCTCAAGCACCCCAGCCGCACCCGCCAGCTCGCCGCGTGGAAGGAAGACCGCGACGAGATGATGATGGGCGACATGTAGACCGCTGAGACATCTTTCGCACAAAAAAATTTCAAACTCTGGTGGGGACACCACTTCGTGGTTTCCCCTGGCCCCCCGCTTTCCCGCGCGGCGCGGGACGATCCGGGGGCACACCCTTTCCAGCGAAGGGGCGCGCGAGGTCGCTCGCATACGCTCGCGAAGCGTCGCCCCTTCGCAACGCATCCTCAGCGGTATGCCGCTTCGCGGCGATAAAAAACAATTTCCAGTCGCTGTTTTTTCTTGATTTACGACCCGCAATTTACACTGCCAAGTCCACAATTAACAGGTCCTGCCTATCGAGATTTAAAAAATAATGTCCTACTCACTTATCCCATTTTTATCCTGAAGATATCGAATTGCCATATCAACCCTTATCTCAATTACGTTGCGCATAGGTCAACTGCCATTATCACTCCTCCTTCTCATTGGTCTATTACATGCAACTTTTTTCACGGACCCGCAGCCATTGTTTTTTGTCCACAGCATTTTCTCTAGATATAATCTATTTTTATCGAATGAAAATCACCTTCATCTATCCCAAATTCGAAAAATTCCTCGAGACCTATCCCGAGCTTGCCGAGTTGCCCGCCATCGCGGCAACCTGGGCCTTCCGCATGCCGCCGGCCCTGGGCATCCCCATTCTCGTGAACCTTCTGCCGCCCGATGCATCGTGGCGCGTGATCGACCAAAATATTGAGCCGGTTGATTTCAACGACGATGCGGATCTCATCGCCATCAGTTATTTCACACCGCAAGCGGGTTTTGCGTACGAGATCGGTGACGAATTCCTGCGGCGCAATAAGACCGTTGTCGCGGGCGGCATGCATCCTTCAACAATGCCGGCAGAAGCGGCGCGGCACGCCTCGAGCGTGTGCATCGGCGAGGCGGACACGGTGTGGCCGCAGATCATTGAAGATTTTAATAACGGCCGCCTAAAAAAAATTTACAAACCTGAATCCGTGCCCGCCCCGGAGCAGATTGCGGCCGCAAAACCGGGCATCTTTGACGTTGAAGAAAAGTACGACTGGCACGCGTCGCTCGTGTCGATCACGCGCGGATGCCCGTTCGGCTGCGAATGGTGCAATATTCCTCTTTATCAAGACACCAGGATTCGGCTGCGGCCCATGGACGCCGTTGCCGCCGAAATCGAAAAACTCGCGGGAAAGGAATTCTACGTCACCGACGACATGGTGATGCTCAACCGGCCCCGCATCACCCGGTACATTATTGACTTATGCGAGCGCATACGGCCCTTCAAGGTGCGGATGTTCCTGTCCTGCTCGCCCGCCATGCACAACGACCCCGCGTTCCTCGACGCGCTCGCCACAGGCGGCGCCGCGAGCATGTACACCGTTTTCGCGAGCGACCCGGTGAGCCAGCGCTTTTACCGCCGCGAGCCGGCCGTGTGGCGGCGCACGCTCGATGTGGCAAAGCAGCTCGAAGACCGCGGAATACGGTTTTTCGGCTCGTTCGGCGTCGGGTTCGACACCATGGGCGAAGACCAGTTCGACACCATTCTTGATTTCTGCGAACAGGCGCATGTCAAAACCGCGGAGTTCTTCATTGCCACGCCGTTTCCCGCCACGCCGTTCTGGAAGCGCATCGAGTCGGAGAACCGCTTTCTGCTCCCCCGCGACTGGAACAAATATAACTGCGCGAACATCGTTTTCCGGCCGAAATTGATTTTGGAGGAAGAATTGCACGATGGATTTATAATGTTATGGAAAGAATTTTTTAAAAACGTGGACCTTGAGGAATCGCTGTCGTCGTTCAGGCAGAAGGCGGAGAACATTTTGAAGTCGAGGGAGTATTCACAGAAAGTAAAGGATGCGGTGAAAAGAGGATTAAATAAAGATCGATAAAATGGGCGTTCCCCGTTTGTAGTGGCGAAAAATATTTCGCCTCTGCAAACGGGTCGGCCCTCCTTCCGGTCCACCCCTTCGGGTGCTTCTCCCTCGTCAGGGATTTCCAAGGGTCACAAGGGTCGTCGTCCTTCGGCTCGGGCTGCCACGGCCCCTATGCCCTCGGATCGCCGCCGCGCAGCGGCGGAAGCCGGGGGCCAGGGGGAACCCGCGTAGCGGTGCCCCCACCCGGATATTTGAAAGTAATATTGAATAATATTCTTTATTTAACTATTTTATCCCAACATTTACATTTCCCAATAAAAATTTACACCTCATTCAAGGCGCATGAAAAACGACAGGGCGGTGGTGACAGGGCTGGGAGTGGTCTCGCCCATCGGGACCGGCGTTGAAGCGTTCTGGAATGCCGCTTGTAAAGGCACGAACGGCATAGCGCCGCTTACCTCGTTCGACACCACCGGGTTCCGCACCAGCGTCGGCGCCGAGGTAAAGGATTTCTCTGCAGGGTCTTTTCTTGCGCCCTCGCAGGTTTCCTCAATGGGAAGATCGAGTCAGTTTGCGGTAGCCGCGTCGAAAATGGCGCTTGCCGACGCAGGTCTTGACATAGCGAAACACGACCCGTACCGCACGGGCGTCAGCTTCGGCACCACCATGGGAGAGCCGCAGGTCCTTGAAGAAGGGATCGAGAGGCTCTATGGGGCAACAGGATCCGCGGATGCTTTACCCGAAGACCTTCCCCGCAAATATCCGTGCGGCGTGATTTCCGCGAACGTGGCATCGGCGCTGGGCGCGTGCGGCCCGGTGATCATGATTCCCACGGCCTGCGCGGCCGGCAACTATGCCATCGGTTACGCGCACGACCTTATCCGCCGCGGCATGGCCGACGTCGTAATCGCGGGCGGCAGCGACCCGATTTCCAAAATCGCGTTCACCGGCTTCAACCGGCTGCTCGCGACCGCAAAGGAATGCTGCAGGCCGTTTGACAAAAACCGCGACGGCATGGCCGTGGGAGAAGGCGCGGGCTCGCTCGTGCTCGAATCGCTTTCCCATGCGAAAAAACGCGGCGCGAAAATTTACGCGGAGGTGCTCGGCTACGGCCTCGGGTGCGACGCGTTCAAAATGACCATCCCCGACCCGTCGGGCAGCGGCGGCATTCTGGCGCTCACCACCGCGCTTGCACATGCGAACATAGGCCCGGACGCGGTCGATTACGTCAGCGCGCACGGCACCGGCACCGAGGAAAACGACAGGACCGAAACGCTCATCATCAAGACGGTGCTCGGCGAGCGGGCGAAATCGGTTCCGGTGTCGTCGCTCAAGTCGATGATCGGCCACACCATGGGCGCCGCCTCGGCCATCGAGGCCGCCGCGTGCTGCCTCACCATGAGCCACGGCGTCATCCTTCCTACAATCAATTACCGCACGCCCGACCCTGAATGCGACCTTGACTACGTGCCCAACGCGGCGCGCAGCGCATCCATAAACATCGCCGTCTCCAACGCCTATGCGTTCGGCGGCAACACGTCATCGCTCGTTCTCGGCAGGTTCAAAGGATAATCCGGACGCATGGAACCGAAAATCGTCATAACAACGGCGAGCGCGATCCACTGCCTCGGCAGAAATCTTGATGAGATTTCAGCGTCGCTTGCGCTGCCGCCCAGGACAAGTTACCTGAAGGATTTCGGGTTCCATTCGCTTTCCAAGGACACCCCCTGCTTCCGCATCGGCGATTTTGAGCCTGAGGCTATTTTGGGAAAAAAAGGCTTGCGTACCAAGGACCATGCCACCAAACTCCTGCTGTCCGCCATCGAGCTCGGGTTCAAGGACCTGTTCGAATCAACGCCCGAACCGGCGCGGCCCGGCCTCTGCATCGGCACCTCGTTCGGCAGCGTGCAAAGCATCGGCGACTTTCTGTCGGACGCGATCATCAACGGGTTCCATAATGTAAATCCGCAGGCGTTCGCCAACACCGTGATCAACGCGCCGACCTCAAACGCCAACATCCGCTACCTGTCGCGGGCCTTGAGCTCCACCGTGTCCACGACCTTCAACGCCGGCCTTGACGCGCTCGCGTACGCGGCGATGTTCCTGCGGCGGGGGTACGCGTCGTGGCTCATTGCCGGCGGGCTTGAAGAACTGAGTTATTACGCCCTTATCGGACTTGACAAAAACGGATCGCTTTCCGCATCAGGCGTTTGTGCGCCCTTTGGCGCAACCGCCGACGGCACCGTGGCGGGCGAAGGGTGCGCCGTGTTCTGCCTCGAAACCGAGGAGCACGCGAAATCGCGCGGCGCGCACATCATCGCGGAGCTCGCGGGCATCGCCTCCTGCTTTGACCCGAAAAAAGGCCCCCAAGGCTTTAATCTTGCCGGCGACGGCTGCCGCCACGCAATGCGCCAGGCCTGCGGCGACGCGGGCATTTCCCTTTCCGACATCGCCTTTGTCGCGGCAAGCGCCGGCGGCGTCCCGGATGGAGACACCATGGAAGCCGGCGCGCTCGCCGGGCTTTTCCCCAAAACTCCTGTTGCCGCATACAAGGCCAAAACCGGCGAATGTATCGGCGCGTCGTCGTGCATCAGCACGGCCTGCGCCCTTGCGGACATGAAGGCCCAAAGAGTCTCCGGCATCGGCAACGCCTATCCCCTCAGCCTCCCCGTCAACCTGGTTTTTGAGACCAGAACCGGGGTCCCTGCCGAATTTGTTTTGATCAATTCCTTTTCCTGCGACGGGTACTGCGGAAGCATTGTTCTTAAAAACCGTTCGTAAAAAATAGTATATTAAGACGTGCCGATCCGGTTG
This region of Chitinivibrionales bacterium genomic DNA includes:
- a CDS encoding radical SAM protein, producing MKITFIYPKFEKFLETYPELAELPAIAATWAFRMPPALGIPILVNLLPPDASWRVIDQNIEPVDFNDDADLIAISYFTPQAGFAYEIGDEFLRRNKTVVAGGMHPSTMPAEAARHASSVCIGEADTVWPQIIEDFNNGRLKKIYKPESVPAPEQIAAAKPGIFDVEEKYDWHASLVSITRGCPFGCEWCNIPLYQDTRIRLRPMDAVAAEIEKLAGKEFYVTDDMVMLNRPRITRYIIDLCERIRPFKVRMFLSCSPAMHNDPAFLDALATGGAASMYTVFASDPVSQRFYRREPAVWRRTLDVAKQLEDRGIRFFGSFGVGFDTMGEDQFDTILDFCEQAHVKTAEFFIATPFPATPFWKRIESENRFLLPRDWNKYNCANIVFRPKLILEEELHDGFIMLWKEFFKNVDLEESLSSFRQKAENILKSREYSQKVKDAVKRGLNKDR
- a CDS encoding beta-ketoacyl-[acyl-carrier-protein] synthase family protein, which gives rise to MKNDRAVVTGLGVVSPIGTGVEAFWNAACKGTNGIAPLTSFDTTGFRTSVGAEVKDFSAGSFLAPSQVSSMGRSSQFAVAASKMALADAGLDIAKHDPYRTGVSFGTTMGEPQVLEEGIERLYGATGSADALPEDLPRKYPCGVISANVASALGACGPVIMIPTACAAGNYAIGYAHDLIRRGMADVVIAGGSDPISKIAFTGFNRLLATAKECCRPFDKNRDGMAVGEGAGSLVLESLSHAKKRGAKIYAEVLGYGLGCDAFKMTIPDPSGSGGILALTTALAHANIGPDAVDYVSAHGTGTEENDRTETLIIKTVLGERAKSVPVSSLKSMIGHTMGAASAIEAAACCLTMSHGVILPTINYRTPDPECDLDYVPNAARSASINIAVSNAYAFGGNTSSLVLGRFKG
- a CDS encoding beta-ketoacyl synthase N-terminal-like domain-containing protein, whose protein sequence is MEPKIVITTASAIHCLGRNLDEISASLALPPRTSYLKDFGFHSLSKDTPCFRIGDFEPEAILGKKGLRTKDHATKLLLSAIELGFKDLFESTPEPARPGLCIGTSFGSVQSIGDFLSDAIINGFHNVNPQAFANTVINAPTSNANIRYLSRALSSTVSTTFNAGLDALAYAAMFLRRGYASWLIAGGLEELSYYALIGLDKNGSLSASGVCAPFGATADGTVAGEGCAVFCLETEEHAKSRGAHIIAELAGIASCFDPKKGPQGFNLAGDGCRHAMRQACGDAGISLSDIAFVAASAGGVPDGDTMEAGALAGLFPKTPVAAYKAKTGECIGASSCISTACALADMKAQRVSGIGNAYPLSLPVNLVFETRTGVPAEFVLINSFSCDGYCGSIVLKNRS